In Methanosarcina siciliae T4/M, one genomic interval encodes:
- the prf1 gene encoding peptide chain release factor aRF-1 — protein MTEQSAHEKYEFKKKLESLRDKKGRSTELISLYIPADKQIFDVTNQLKDEHGQAANIKSKLTRTNVQGAIESLLSRLRYLDKVPDNGIVYFTGAIDIGANKTSMESEVIIPPEPITVYKYHCDSSFYLEPLEDMLKDKSTFGLLVLDRREATVGLLVGKRIQAFRNLTSTVPGKQRKGGQSAHRFQQLRLIAIHDFYKRIGDAASEIFLAIDHKDLKGVLIGGPSPTKEEFYGGEFLHHELQKKILGLFDTAYTDESGLSELVNAAGEKLQDLELMGQKNAVRDFFKELIADSGKVAYGEAQVRANLEINAVDVLLLSEDLRAERVTTKCSVCGYENKWTRRWKPGEPAPTAGNCPKCGSSLEVTDVVDVVDEFSELADKSNAKVVFVSTDFDEGSQLMNAFGGIAAILRYSTGI, from the coding sequence ATGACTGAACAATCCGCACACGAGAAATACGAATTTAAAAAGAAGCTTGAAAGCCTCAGGGATAAAAAAGGAAGGAGCACGGAGCTTATTTCCCTTTATATCCCTGCTGACAAGCAGATTTTCGATGTCACAAACCAGTTAAAAGACGAGCACGGGCAGGCTGCAAACATAAAGTCCAAGCTTACGAGGACGAATGTGCAGGGAGCAATTGAATCTCTGCTCTCAAGGCTCAGATACCTGGATAAAGTGCCTGATAACGGGATAGTGTACTTTACAGGGGCTATAGACATCGGAGCCAACAAGACAAGCATGGAAAGCGAAGTAATCATTCCACCCGAACCCATTACTGTCTACAAGTACCACTGTGACTCATCTTTCTACCTTGAGCCTCTTGAGGATATGCTCAAGGATAAGAGCACTTTCGGGCTTCTTGTCCTTGACCGCAGAGAAGCGACCGTAGGGCTTCTGGTCGGAAAAAGAATACAGGCCTTCCGCAACCTGACCTCAACGGTCCCGGGAAAGCAGAGAAAAGGTGGTCAGAGTGCCCACCGTTTCCAGCAGCTCAGGCTCATCGCAATCCATGACTTCTATAAAAGGATAGGAGATGCCGCAAGTGAGATCTTCCTCGCTATAGACCATAAAGACCTCAAAGGCGTTCTGATAGGAGGGCCTTCTCCGACAAAGGAAGAGTTCTACGGAGGAGAGTTCCTGCACCACGAGCTCCAGAAAAAAATTCTCGGGCTCTTTGATACGGCATATACTGACGAATCCGGACTTTCCGAGCTCGTTAATGCTGCAGGGGAAAAGCTTCAGGATCTTGAACTCATGGGGCAGAAGAATGCCGTCAGAGACTTTTTCAAGGAACTGATTGCCGATTCGGGGAAGGTAGCTTACGGAGAAGCCCAGGTCAGGGCAAACCTCGAGATCAATGCGGTGGATGTGCTTCTGCTCTCCGAAGATCTTCGGGCAGAAAGGGTAACCACGAAATGCAGTGTCTGCGGATACGAAAATAAGTGGACACGGCGCTGGAAGCCCGGAGAGCCTGCCCCTACAGCCGGGAACTGCCCCAAGTGCGGTTCTTCCCTTGAGGTTACGGATGTTGTTGACGTTGTGGACGAATTCTCAGAGCTTGCCGACAAGAGCAATGCAAAGGTGGTCTTCGTGTCCACAGACTTTGACGAGGGTTCCCAGCTAATGAATGCTTTCGGAGGCATTGCTGCAATCCTGAGGTACAGTACCGGGATCTGA
- the argS gene encoding arginine--tRNA ligase — protein MFLELKAQATSILKEAIRKVGFDVEDSELQFETSSHADLASRAAFRLANIHKQNPKELASRIVSAIEIPEGSYIGKVSAAGPYINFLAGRHYLDRTVTAVREEKEKFGCGAPKDRILLEHTSANPNGPLHVGHIRNSIIGDTLARILRRAGYDVEVQYYVNDMGRQIAVVSWACERFELDLSRKSDSAIADVYIKANVELDKNPDYVKEIDTLMEKIEAGDLGTIERFDKAVSLAIAGIKETLFRLNVVHDKFVKESHFLKSGAVHDIVERIKATGRTEMDKGALVVNLSDYGFEKTLVIQRSNGTSLYTTRDLAYHEWKAGQADRIIDVFGADHKLISGQLRATLNSIGIKEPEVVIFEFVSLPEGSMSTRRGQFISADDLFDRVTEAAFEQVESRRPETSAEFKKQVAEMVGIGAVRYDIVRVSPEKSTVFNWKEALDFEKQGAPYIQYSHARACSILEKAKEEVAWDPVAEINPSLLVEDSEIDLIKKMAMFDSIIDLGARELKPHVLAIYARELADAFNQFYRFVPVIAAEDEQVRVSRLALVDCARIVLANSLDTLGIGAPESM, from the coding sequence TTGTTCCTGGAACTCAAAGCTCAAGCTACATCAATCTTAAAAGAAGCTATCCGAAAGGTCGGGTTTGATGTTGAGGATTCCGAACTTCAGTTTGAAACATCTTCCCATGCTGACCTTGCAAGCAGAGCCGCCTTCAGGCTTGCAAACATTCACAAACAAAATCCAAAAGAGCTTGCATCCCGTATAGTTTCTGCAATCGAAATTCCTGAAGGCTCGTACATTGGAAAAGTGAGTGCCGCGGGTCCTTACATTAATTTCCTTGCAGGCAGGCACTATCTGGACAGGACGGTAACGGCTGTCCGGGAAGAAAAGGAAAAATTCGGCTGTGGGGCTCCGAAGGACAGGATCCTCCTTGAGCACACCTCGGCAAACCCAAACGGCCCCCTGCATGTAGGGCATATCCGCAACTCGATTATAGGGGACACTCTTGCCCGTATCCTCAGGCGTGCAGGATACGATGTTGAGGTCCAGTACTATGTTAACGATATGGGGCGCCAGATTGCGGTAGTTTCATGGGCATGCGAACGCTTTGAGCTTGACCTTTCCAGAAAGTCTGACTCTGCAATTGCTGACGTATATATCAAAGCCAATGTCGAGCTGGACAAAAACCCTGATTATGTAAAGGAAATCGATACCCTTATGGAAAAGATTGAAGCCGGAGACCTCGGGACTATCGAACGTTTTGATAAGGCAGTTTCCCTGGCTATTGCAGGGATCAAAGAAACCCTCTTCCGCTTAAATGTCGTGCATGATAAATTCGTGAAGGAGTCTCACTTCCTCAAGTCCGGGGCAGTCCACGACATTGTCGAGCGCATCAAGGCTACCGGCAGGACTGAAATGGATAAAGGAGCCCTTGTGGTAAACCTTTCGGACTACGGGTTTGAAAAGACCCTTGTTATCCAGCGCTCAAACGGCACCTCGCTCTACACAACCCGCGACCTTGCCTACCATGAATGGAAAGCCGGGCAGGCGGACCGCATAATCGATGTTTTCGGAGCCGACCACAAGCTTATTTCCGGCCAGCTCAGGGCTACGCTGAATTCGATAGGAATCAAAGAGCCCGAGGTCGTAATTTTTGAGTTCGTCTCTCTCCCCGAAGGCTCGATGAGCACCCGCCGCGGCCAGTTCATAAGTGCGGATGACCTCTTTGATAGGGTCACCGAAGCTGCCTTCGAGCAAGTAGAATCCCGCCGCCCCGAAACTTCAGCCGAGTTTAAGAAACAGGTTGCAGAAATGGTCGGAATAGGTGCAGTCCGCTATGACATTGTAAGGGTTTCCCCCGAAAAATCCACGGTCTTCAACTGGAAAGAAGCGCTTGACTTTGAAAAGCAGGGTGCTCCCTACATCCAGTACTCTCATGCCCGTGCCTGCAGCATCCTTGAGAAAGCAAAAGAGGAAGTCGCCTGGGACCCTGTAGCAGAGATTAACCCCTCTCTTCTTGTCGAGGACAGCGAAATCGATCTCATCAAGAAGATGGCAATGTTTGACAGCATAATCGATCTCGGAGCCCGTGAACTCAAGCCCCATGTCCTTGCCATCTACGCCCGCGAACTTGCCGATGCCTTCAACCAGTTCTACCGCTTTGTCCCGGTTATTGCAGCCGAGGACGAGCAGGTCAGAGTCTCAAGGCTCGCTCTTGTGGACTGTGCAAGGATCGTCCTTGCAAACTCCCTTGACACTCTGGGAATAGGTGCTCCCGAGTCAATGTAA
- a CDS encoding ATP-binding protein, whose translation MFLNRKAELSLLENLHAEGKPKLILLYGKRRVGKTELLNEFARRHRALYLVARQEAYEGQLKKMSSEIAEFFDDDVLRHSPFQNYDALFIYLAQKETPVLFDEFPYLVEANRALPSILQEYWDRYFSKKKTFLVLCGSSIAMMESLLGYKSPLYGRRTEQILLEPLKFREACEFFPQLGPEDKVLTYAVLGGTPAYLLEFDYGKPILENIMGLILKKNTFLYQDTMFVLQQELSEPRVYYSIINSVAKGNTRLGEIMNDTGLEKSKITKYLSVLKELHIIERRVPVTEKSPESSKKGIYLLKDNYFKFWFRFVFENVEYIEQGRQEKLIGDKISPVLNNFAGFAYEEIVLEYLKSSPGFSDYIFGRWWDKEEEIDVVGLDSSQNRIIFGEVKWKALTEKEARQTLNRLVEKSVDVKWGENLESGEIQGGPEKKYLLVGKKVGGKKRLLEDGYLVLELDDLVEN comes from the coding sequence ATGTTTCTCAACCGGAAAGCTGAGCTTTCTCTCCTTGAAAACCTCCATGCTGAAGGCAAGCCCAAACTGATCCTCCTCTACGGGAAGCGACGTGTTGGGAAAACCGAGCTTCTGAACGAATTTGCTCGCAGGCACAGGGCTCTCTATCTTGTGGCCCGGCAGGAGGCATACGAGGGGCAGCTTAAGAAGATGAGTTCCGAGATTGCGGAATTCTTTGATGATGATGTCCTGAGACACAGCCCTTTTCAGAATTATGATGCCCTTTTCATTTATCTTGCACAAAAGGAAACTCCTGTCCTGTTTGATGAGTTTCCTTATCTTGTTGAGGCAAACAGGGCTCTGCCTTCAATCCTTCAGGAGTACTGGGACCGCTATTTCAGTAAAAAGAAGACTTTTCTGGTGCTTTGCGGCTCTTCCATTGCCATGATGGAATCTCTGCTCGGGTATAAATCTCCGCTTTACGGCAGGAGAACGGAACAGATCCTGCTTGAGCCCCTGAAATTCAGGGAGGCCTGTGAGTTTTTTCCGCAGCTGGGGCCGGAGGATAAAGTCCTTACTTATGCTGTACTGGGGGGGACACCTGCGTACCTTCTCGAATTTGATTACGGAAAACCCATTCTGGAAAACATAATGGGCCTAATTCTGAAGAAGAACACTTTTCTCTATCAGGACACAATGTTTGTGCTCCAGCAGGAGCTCTCCGAACCCAGGGTATATTACTCGATCATAAATTCCGTTGCAAAAGGAAATACCAGACTGGGAGAGATAATGAACGACACAGGGCTTGAGAAGAGCAAGATTACGAAGTACCTGAGTGTCTTAAAAGAACTCCATATCATCGAAAGAAGGGTCCCTGTCACGGAAAAAAGTCCTGAAAGTTCAAAGAAGGGCATTTACCTCCTCAAAGACAATTACTTCAAGTTCTGGTTCCGCTTTGTCTTTGAAAACGTCGAATATATCGAGCAGGGCAGGCAGGAGAAACTTATAGGAGATAAAATAAGCCCGGTCCTGAATAACTTTGCAGGCTTTGCTTACGAAGAAATAGTCCTCGAATACCTGAAATCCAGTCCCGGGTTTTCGGATTATATTTTTGGGCGCTGGTGGGATAAAGAGGAAGAAATCGATGTGGTTGGGTTAGACAGTAGCCAGAACAGGATCATTTTTGGCGAGGTTAAGTGGAAAGCTCTCACGGAAAAGGAGGCAAGGCAAACTCTGAACCGGCTTGTGGAAAAATCGGTGGATGTAAAATGGGGGGAGAATTTGGAATCGGGTGAAATCCAGGGAGGTCCGGAAAAAAAATACTTGCTGGTCGGGAAAAAGGTAGGAGGAAAAAAACGTTTGCTTGAAGATGGCTATCTGGTGCTGGAACTGGATGACCTGGTTGAAAATTGA
- a CDS encoding methionine synthase — protein sequence MQDITFIDGGSLPTPEGLTREWVKTAAENRDEDEKLFSLVRETFQKKINVGVHVPTYPQFRDMIGQFLDIIKDEKNCYEPYVVKDEYAKILELEIIDEVAKQYREETGETLEVRVCIAGPTDLYLQAFGAAPFADAYHIIALDIENFIKQAFKAAKNFKIRVIALDEPSLGMNDRIQFSDSDIISALTLASTYARKQGADVEIHLHSPLKYKLVCETPVNVIGFEYAATPSYIDLLDKKILENSNTYIRLGVSRTDISSLIGMVNETYGVNAWKEKEYMQKIVTDLETPELVKKRLENAFSILGDRIKYASPDCGLAFWPDQDIAFRLLENTAKGINAFNAEMKNQK from the coding sequence ATGCAGGACATCACTTTTATCGACGGAGGCAGCCTACCCACACCTGAAGGTCTTACAAGGGAATGGGTAAAAACGGCAGCCGAAAACCGGGATGAGGACGAAAAACTCTTTTCTCTGGTAAGAGAGACTTTCCAGAAAAAAATTAATGTTGGAGTACACGTTCCAACTTATCCGCAGTTCAGGGACATGATAGGGCAGTTTCTGGACATAATCAAGGATGAAAAGAACTGTTACGAACCTTATGTGGTAAAGGATGAGTACGCAAAAATCCTTGAACTTGAGATAATTGACGAGGTTGCAAAGCAGTACAGGGAAGAGACAGGGGAGACTCTGGAAGTGAGAGTTTGCATTGCCGGCCCTACGGACCTGTACCTTCAGGCATTTGGAGCAGCTCCTTTTGCAGATGCATACCATATAATAGCTCTGGATATCGAGAATTTCATAAAGCAGGCATTTAAAGCCGCGAAAAATTTCAAAATTAGGGTTATTGCCCTGGACGAGCCCAGTCTAGGAATGAACGACAGAATTCAGTTTTCTGACTCCGATATCATCTCTGCTCTTACTCTGGCTTCCACCTATGCGCGAAAACAGGGGGCAGATGTGGAGATCCATCTGCACTCTCCATTGAAGTACAAACTTGTTTGTGAGACCCCTGTCAATGTTATTGGTTTTGAGTATGCTGCAACTCCTTCTTATATAGACCTCCTGGACAAAAAAATCCTGGAGAACTCGAATACCTACATACGGCTCGGAGTCTCGAGGACTGATATTTCCAGCCTCATAGGTATGGTCAACGAGACCTATGGAGTAAATGCCTGGAAGGAAAAGGAGTATATGCAAAAGATTGTTACTGATCTCGAAACTCCCGAGCTCGTCAAAAAGCGGCTTGAGAATGCTTTTTCTATCCTTGGGGACCGTATAAAATATGCAAGTCCGGACTGCGGGCTGGCATTCTGGCCGGATCAGGACATTGCTTTCAGGCTACTCGAGAATACGGCAAAAGGAATCAATGCATTCAATGCCGAAATGAAAAACCAGAAATAA
- a CDS encoding methionine synthase, with protein MQEIIFDDIGSYPLPEGVSKEWVRNAFKTRTEDEKLFTVINDAFQQKIDAGVEVPTYPQYQDMNEQFLKVIRDSECTEGPFEVKLECARIEELEAIETVAKAYKEKFGETLKVRICVTGPTELYLKEFGGTRYTDIYTIFAKNVNKFVRNSMKSAKNFKIATVSIDEPSIGLNPELAFDENDITSALTEASKAASKRGADVEIHLHSALYYNFACQTPTINVIGIESAGTPSYLDLIDKKVLEDTDSFLRLGVARTDIYSLTGVLNEKYCTNVWKDQQYLPEIVTQLETPAAITKRLRLAYRRFGSQIKYVGPDCGLGSWPNQKIAFILLSNVAQGIKDFRESC; from the coding sequence ATGCAAGAAATCATCTTTGACGATATCGGAAGCTATCCCCTTCCTGAAGGAGTCAGCAAGGAATGGGTCCGAAACGCATTTAAAACGAGAACAGAAGATGAGAAACTTTTTACTGTAATCAATGATGCTTTCCAGCAGAAAATCGATGCAGGTGTAGAGGTTCCTACTTATCCTCAGTACCAGGACATGAACGAACAGTTCCTGAAGGTTATCCGGGACTCGGAATGCACTGAAGGTCCTTTTGAGGTAAAACTGGAGTGTGCAAGAATCGAAGAGCTTGAGGCTATAGAAACGGTTGCAAAAGCCTATAAAGAAAAATTCGGGGAAACCCTGAAGGTCCGGATCTGCGTGACCGGTCCAACCGAACTTTACCTGAAGGAATTTGGAGGTACACGATATACGGACATATATACTATTTTTGCAAAAAACGTCAACAAATTCGTCCGGAACTCCATGAAATCCGCAAAGAATTTCAAGATTGCAACCGTTTCGATTGACGAACCAAGCATAGGACTGAACCCCGAACTTGCCTTTGATGAAAACGACATCACCTCTGCCCTTACCGAAGCCTCGAAGGCAGCGAGTAAGAGGGGGGCTGATGTGGAGATTCATCTTCACTCCGCTCTCTATTATAATTTTGCCTGCCAGACCCCTACGATTAATGTGATAGGGATTGAGTCTGCGGGTACGCCTTCCTACCTGGATCTGATCGATAAAAAAGTGCTTGAAGACACGGACTCTTTCCTGAGACTCGGAGTCGCAAGAACCGATATCTACTCCCTGACGGGGGTTCTTAATGAGAAATACTGTACCAACGTCTGGAAGGATCAGCAGTATCTGCCAGAAATCGTTACGCAACTGGAAACTCCGGCTGCTATTACAAAAAGACTGAGACTGGCTTACAGACGTTTTGGCAGCCAGATAAAGTACGTGGGTCCTGACTGTGGTCTGGGTTCCTGGCCCAACCAGAAGATAGCTTTTATCCTGCTTTCGAACGTTGCTCAGGGAATCAAGGATTTCAGGGAAAGTTGTTAA
- a CDS encoding ribbon-helix-helix domain-containing protein, whose amino-acid sequence MPKVSVEIPQELLDDLNRHVGDNKKFVSQSDAIRTSIRKMLDMMDDIDRRHGRLNE is encoded by the coding sequence ATGCCAAAAGTAAGCGTTGAAATTCCTCAGGAGCTCCTAGATGACCTCAACAGGCATGTAGGAGATAACAAAAAGTTCGTCAGCCAATCTGATGCTATCCGGACTTCTATTCGAAAAATGCTGGATATGATGGATGACATAGACAGAAGGCACGGAAGGCTGAATGAGTGA
- a CDS encoding TRAM domain-containing protein, with protein sequence MFRDERTSVPVEEGKTYDVTIQDIARQGDGIARIEGFVVFVPNTSVGDEVQIKVERVLPKFAFASVVE encoded by the coding sequence ATGTTTAGAGATGAACGTACTTCTGTGCCCGTTGAAGAGGGCAAAACTTATGACGTAACTATTCAGGATATCGCTCGCCAGGGAGACGGCATTGCCCGTATCGAAGGCTTTGTAGTTTTTGTCCCGAATACAAGTGTCGGCGACGAAGTCCAGATTAAAGTCGAAAGAGTGCTTCCGAAATTTGCATTTGCAAGCGTTGTAGAGTAA
- a CDS encoding TRAM domain-containing protein, producing MFREESRPVPVEEGEVYDVTIQDIARQGDGIARIEGFVVFVPNTSVGDEVQIKVERVLPKFAFASVVE from the coding sequence ATGTTCAGAGAAGAAAGTCGCCCAGTCCCTGTCGAAGAAGGTGAAGTTTATGATGTCACAATTCAGGACATCGCCCGTCAGGGAGACGGCATAGCTCGTATTGAGGGTTTCGTAGTCTTTGTCCCTAACACCAGCGTTGGTGACGAAGTACAGATTAAAGTCGAAAGAGTCCTTCCCAAGTTTGCATTTGCAAGTGTTGTCGAGTAA
- a CDS encoding TRAM domain-containing protein, which yields MFREESRSVPVEEGEVYDVTIQDIARQGDGIARIEGFVIFVPGTKVGDEVRIKVERVLPKFAFASVVE from the coding sequence ATGTTCAGAGAAGAAAGTCGCTCAGTCCCTGTTGAAGAGGGCGAAGTCTACGATGTTACAATTCAGGATATTGCTCGCCAGGGAGACGGTATTGCCCGTATCGAAGGCTTTGTAATCTTTGTCCCGGGTACCAAAGTCGGCGATGAAGTCCGCATCAAAGTCGAAAGGGTACTTCCGAAATTTGCATTTGCAAGCGTTGTCGAGTAA
- a CDS encoding TRAM domain-containing protein — translation MFREESGSVPVEEGEVYDVTIQDIARQGDGIARIEGFVIFVPGTKVGDEVRIKIERVLPKYGFASLVE, via the coding sequence ATGTTCAGAGAAGAAAGCGGCTCTGTTCCTGTTGAAGAAGGCGAAGTCTACGATGTTACAATTCAGGACATCGCCCGTCAGGGAGATGGCATTGCCCGCATAGAGGGCTTCGTAATCTTTGTCCCGGGTACCAAAGTCGGCGATGAGGTCAGGATCAAAATCGAAAGGGTTCTTCCCAAATACGGTTTTGCCAGCCTCGTTGAATAA
- a CDS encoding bactofilin family protein gives MMSFIKYHPRSNTYVIEKGAFLEEDLTLEGNLIVGQDVKFWKNLTVSGRLELGKGSIIQGDVKARTALVCAAAKILGSVETVSELVLLDGAWVNVASCEGDIRVRPGCTLGSVKAGGTLELVGKVAVKRVEPLTKVIIRAE, from the coding sequence ATGATGAGCTTTATTAAGTACCACCCCCGGTCCAACACTTACGTGATTGAAAAAGGAGCTTTTCTCGAAGAAGACCTGACGCTGGAAGGCAATCTTATTGTCGGGCAGGACGTGAAGTTCTGGAAAAACCTCACCGTATCTGGCAGGCTTGAGCTCGGGAAAGGTTCGATTATTCAGGGCGATGTGAAAGCCAGAACTGCCCTTGTCTGTGCGGCAGCAAAAATTCTGGGTAGTGTAGAAACGGTTTCCGAACTTGTGCTTCTTGACGGTGCCTGGGTAAATGTTGCATCATGTGAGGGAGATATCCGTGTAAGACCCGGATGCACTCTCGGTTCGGTAAAAGCAGGAGGGACTCTTGAGCTTGTGGGGAAGGTTGCCGTGAAAAGAGTCGAACCGCTGACAAAAGTAATCATTCGGGCTGAATAA
- a CDS encoding ABC transporter ATP-binding protein: MGRVSVKNVSRVFSKKEDKSGTEALHNISFDVQDGEFICLLGPSGCGKTTLLRIAAGLETLTSGEITLNEVPITGPDPKRGMVFQQYSLFPWRTVIDNITFGLEMQGIKKNKARKQVEKYLELVGLGQFKNSYPHELSGGMQQRAAIARALANEPEVLLMDEPFGALDAQTRNVLQDELLKIWEQKHVTFLFVTHSVDEAVFLSDRIVVMTSRPGRVKEIVKVELPRPRSRTSPEVNRLRDHVLRLLEEERFSK, encoded by the coding sequence ATGGGTAGAGTAAGTGTAAAAAATGTTTCTCGTGTCTTCAGCAAAAAAGAGGACAAGTCCGGGACCGAAGCTTTGCATAATATAAGCTTTGATGTGCAGGATGGAGAGTTTATCTGCCTCCTCGGACCCTCAGGCTGCGGGAAGACAACGCTGCTCCGGATAGCTGCAGGGCTTGAGACCCTGACCTCAGGAGAGATTACACTCAATGAAGTTCCTATAACAGGCCCTGATCCCAAAAGGGGCATGGTTTTCCAGCAGTATTCTCTCTTTCCCTGGAGGACCGTTATAGATAATATCACCTTTGGGCTGGAAATGCAGGGGATCAAAAAGAACAAAGCCCGGAAACAGGTGGAAAAGTACCTGGAACTTGTGGGCCTGGGACAGTTCAAAAACAGCTATCCTCACGAACTCTCTGGCGGTATGCAGCAGAGAGCGGCCATTGCAAGAGCCCTTGCTAACGAGCCAGAGGTTCTTCTCATGGACGAGCCTTTCGGAGCTCTCGATGCCCAGACTCGAAACGTACTTCAGGATGAACTTCTGAAGATATGGGAACAGAAACATGTGACATTCCTTTTTGTAACTCACAGTGTGGACGAAGCAGTCTTCCTCTCCGACAGGATAGTGGTTATGACCTCAAGGCCCGGAAGAGTGAAAGAGATCGTAAAAGTGGAATTACCCCGTCCACGAAGCCGGACAAGTCCGGAAGTAAACCGTTTAAGAGATCATGTCCTCAGACTTCTGGAAGAGGAGCGGTTCAGCAAGTGA
- a CDS encoding ABC transporter permease — protein sequence MKINFIKTIEEKGVEALSIIFAIAIWQFAADRIVQNKLLLPSFYDVLISFSVIVKNGLIYTDTLTSLLHFSIGIAAAFILGIPLGIAMGWFKAVNRAVDPIIEILRPIPPLAWIPFAIVWFGLTHQAAGFVVFVGMIFPIIINTYTGFKNVPRVYVEAAKVLGCTRNIDLIRFVAIPSAMPSIAAGIRIAMGVGWMCLVAAEMFGVSNRGLGYQIWHNYYLHRMDFVLVYMLLLGFIGLLIDRFFRYYVDEKLLRWKTGTVV from the coding sequence ATGAAAATTAATTTCATAAAAACAATCGAAGAAAAAGGCGTTGAAGCATTATCTATCATATTCGCAATTGCCATATGGCAGTTTGCAGCGGATAGGATCGTACAGAACAAATTGCTTCTTCCTAGTTTTTATGATGTGCTAATCTCTTTTTCCGTGATTGTCAAAAATGGGCTAATTTATACGGATACCCTGACAAGTTTACTTCACTTTTCAATTGGCATAGCTGCTGCTTTTATCCTCGGAATTCCCCTGGGGATAGCCATGGGATGGTTCAAAGCAGTAAACAGGGCTGTTGACCCTATAATAGAAATCTTGCGTCCAATTCCTCCTCTTGCCTGGATTCCCTTTGCAATAGTATGGTTCGGGCTTACCCATCAGGCAGCAGGGTTTGTTGTGTTTGTAGGAATGATCTTCCCTATCATCATCAATACCTATACGGGTTTTAAAAACGTACCGAGGGTTTATGTTGAAGCGGCAAAGGTTCTCGGATGTACCCGGAATATAGACCTCATCCGTTTTGTTGCGATTCCCTCGGCTATGCCCTCGATTGCTGCAGGGATAAGGATTGCAATGGGTGTAGGCTGGATGTGCCTTGTAGCCGCAGAGATGTTCGGAGTCAGCAACAGAGGGCTTGGATACCAGATCTGGCACAATTACTATCTGCACAGGATGGATTTCGTACTCGTCTATATGCTCCTGCTGGGGTTCATAGGGCTTCTAATAGACCGCTTCTTCAGATACTACGTGGATGAAAAACTACTCAGATGGAAGACAGGAACTGTGGTATAA
- a CDS encoding ABC transporter substrate-binding protein, with product MKKSSILILTLLLAASIFVSGCAEDTDENTTEEAPAITELNFGYQPSTHQIAYMTAYEKGWWQEDLVPYGIEKINEYQFPTGAPEMQAMMAGELDFAYVGAAPVITALSRGLDAKIIAPVQIQGSDIVLRPEYEYESPEDLKGLRIATFPVGTIQDTLLRNWLRENGLDPEKDVTILEMGPGDAVTAISAKQVDAVFLPHPSPAIIESEGNGRSIVSSGEMEANHACCVLVASGEMIREHPDIVEQVVKTHIKATEYNQANLDEAAQIFSNKTSEDVEVVQKSLEEWDGAWITDPTLIENSTVEYANIQYELGYIPKPLTEEEIFDTSFYEAAVKEE from the coding sequence TTGAAAAAATCAAGCATACTTATCCTTACTTTACTGCTGGCCGCATCTATCTTTGTATCCGGTTGCGCCGAAGATACGGATGAAAACACAACCGAAGAAGCTCCTGCAATTACCGAGCTGAACTTTGGCTACCAGCCGAGTACCCACCAGATTGCATACATGACTGCCTATGAGAAAGGATGGTGGCAGGAAGATCTTGTACCTTACGGAATTGAAAAAATAAACGAATACCAGTTTCCAACAGGTGCTCCGGAAATGCAGGCTATGATGGCCGGAGAACTGGACTTTGCGTATGTTGGAGCAGCCCCTGTGATTACAGCCCTGAGCCGGGGACTTGACGCAAAGATCATCGCTCCCGTTCAGATCCAGGGTTCAGACATTGTCCTGCGTCCTGAATACGAATACGAAAGCCCCGAAGACTTGAAAGGGCTCAGAATTGCCACTTTCCCGGTAGGGACAATTCAGGACACCCTGCTCAGAAACTGGCTTAGGGAAAATGGACTTGACCCTGAGAAGGATGTGACAATTCTTGAAATGGGCCCAGGAGACGCCGTCACCGCTATTTCAGCCAAACAGGTCGATGCAGTTTTCCTGCCTCATCCATCTCCTGCAATAATTGAAAGTGAAGGCAATGGACGTTCGATTGTATCTTCCGGAGAGATGGAAGCAAACCACGCCTGCTGTGTACTTGTAGCAAGCGGAGAAATGATCAGGGAACACCCAGACATCGTGGAGCAGGTTGTAAAGACCCACATTAAGGCAACCGAATATAACCAGGCTAACCTGGATGAAGCTGCCCAGATCTTTTCAAACAAGACCTCAGAGGATGTGGAAGTTGTACAGAAATCCCTTGAAGAATGGGACGGCGCCTGGATTACAGACCCCACACTGATTGAAAACTCAACTGTCGAGTATGCAAACATTCAATATGAACTCGGGTACATCCCGAAACCTCTGACAGAAGAAGAAATCTTTGACACGAGCTTCTACGAAGCAGCCGTAAAAGAGGAATAA